In Notamacropus eugenii isolate mMacEug1 chromosome 1, mMacEug1.pri_v2, whole genome shotgun sequence, one genomic interval encodes:
- the ZFP36L1 gene encoding mRNA decay activator protein ZFP36L1 isoform X4 has product MQNNKMLNYSPSSPGGCLLDRKAVGTPAGGGFPRRHSVTLPSSKFHQNQLLSSLKAGEPSQALSSRDSRFRDRSFSEGGERLLPPQKQPGGGQVNSSRYKTELCRPFEENGACKYGDKCQFAHGIHELRSLTRHPKYKTELCRTFHTIGFCPYGPRCHFIHNAEERRALAGGRDPSADRPRLHHSFSFSGFPSAATAATTGLLDSPTSITPPPILSADDLLGSPTLPDGANNPFAYSSQELASLFAPSMGVPGGGSPTTFLFRPMSESPHMFDSPPSPQDSLSDQEGYLSSSSSSHSGSDSPTLDNSRRLPIFSRLSISDD; this is encoded by the exons ATGCAA AATAACAAGATGCTCAACTACAGCCCCTCCAGCCCAGGGGGCTGCCTGCTGGACAGGAAGGCAGTGGGCACCCCAGCAGGTGGGGGTTTTCCCCGGAGGCACTCGGTCACCTTGCCCAGCTCCAAGTTCCACCAGAACCAGCTCCTGAGCAGCCTGAAGGCAGGGGAGCCATCCCAGGCTCTCAGTTCCAGGGACAGCCGCTTCAGGGACCGCTCCTTTTCAGAGGGGGGTGAGCGGCTCCTGCCTCCTCAGAAGCAGCCAGGGGGAGGCCAGGTCAACTCCAGCCGCTACAAGACAGAATTATGCCGCCCTTTCGAGGAGAACGGTGCCTGCAAGTATGGAGACAAGTGCCAGTTTGCCCATGGCATCCATGAGCTAAGAAGCCTCACCCGCCACCCCAAGTACAAAACAGAGCTGTGCCGTACCTTCCACACCATTGGCTTCTGCCCCTACGGCCCTCGATGCCACTTCATCCACAATGCTGAGGAGCGCAGGGCCTTGGCAGGGGGCCGGGACCCCTCTGCTGACCGTCCCCGCCTCCACCACAGCTTCAGTTTCTCTGGCTTTCCCAGTGCCGCCACCGCTGCTACCACGGGGCTGCTGGACAGCCCCACTTCTATCACCCCACCTCCCATCCTGAGCGCCGATGACCTCCTGGGCTCGCCCACCTTGCCCGATGGCGCCAACAACCCCTTTGCCTATTCCAGCCAGGAGCTGGCCAGCCTTTTTGCCCCCAGTATGGGGGTTCCTGGGGGTGGCTCCCCAACCACCTTCCTCTTCCGGCCCATGTCAGAATCCCCCCACATGTTTGACTCTCCCCCCAGCCCTCAGGACTCCCTCTCGGACCAGGAGGGCTACCTGAGCAGTTCCAGCAGTAGCCACAGTGGTTCAGACTCCCCTACCTTGGACAACTCAAGGCGCCTCCCCATCTTCAGCAGACTCTCCATCTCAGATGACTAA
- the ZFP36L1 gene encoding mRNA decay activator protein ZFP36L1 isoform X3, whose amino-acid sequence MTTALVSATIFDLSEVLCKNNKMLNYSPSSPGGCLLDRKAVGTPAGGGFPRRHSVTLPSSKFHQNQLLSSLKAGEPSQALSSRDSRFRDRSFSEGGERLLPPQKQPGGGQVNSSRYKTELCRPFEENGACKYGDKCQFAHGIHELRSLTRHPKYKTELCRTFHTIGFCPYGPRCHFIHNAEERRALAGGRDPSADRPRLHHSFSFSGFPSAATAATTGLLDSPTSITPPPILSADDLLGSPTLPDGANNPFAYSSQELASLFAPSMGVPGGGSPTTFLFRPMSESPHMFDSPPSPQDSLSDQEGYLSSSSSSHSGSDSPTLDNSRRLPIFSRLSISDD is encoded by the exons ATGACCACAGCTCTGGTGTCTGCAACCATCTTCGACTTGAGCGAAGTTTTATGCAAG AATAACAAGATGCTCAACTACAGCCCCTCCAGCCCAGGGGGCTGCCTGCTGGACAGGAAGGCAGTGGGCACCCCAGCAGGTGGGGGTTTTCCCCGGAGGCACTCGGTCACCTTGCCCAGCTCCAAGTTCCACCAGAACCAGCTCCTGAGCAGCCTGAAGGCAGGGGAGCCATCCCAGGCTCTCAGTTCCAGGGACAGCCGCTTCAGGGACCGCTCCTTTTCAGAGGGGGGTGAGCGGCTCCTGCCTCCTCAGAAGCAGCCAGGGGGAGGCCAGGTCAACTCCAGCCGCTACAAGACAGAATTATGCCGCCCTTTCGAGGAGAACGGTGCCTGCAAGTATGGAGACAAGTGCCAGTTTGCCCATGGCATCCATGAGCTAAGAAGCCTCACCCGCCACCCCAAGTACAAAACAGAGCTGTGCCGTACCTTCCACACCATTGGCTTCTGCCCCTACGGCCCTCGATGCCACTTCATCCACAATGCTGAGGAGCGCAGGGCCTTGGCAGGGGGCCGGGACCCCTCTGCTGACCGTCCCCGCCTCCACCACAGCTTCAGTTTCTCTGGCTTTCCCAGTGCCGCCACCGCTGCTACCACGGGGCTGCTGGACAGCCCCACTTCTATCACCCCACCTCCCATCCTGAGCGCCGATGACCTCCTGGGCTCGCCCACCTTGCCCGATGGCGCCAACAACCCCTTTGCCTATTCCAGCCAGGAGCTGGCCAGCCTTTTTGCCCCCAGTATGGGGGTTCCTGGGGGTGGCTCCCCAACCACCTTCCTCTTCCGGCCCATGTCAGAATCCCCCCACATGTTTGACTCTCCCCCCAGCCCTCAGGACTCCCTCTCGGACCAGGAGGGCTACCTGAGCAGTTCCAGCAGTAGCCACAGTGGTTCAGACTCCCCTACCTTGGACAACTCAAGGCGCCTCCCCATCTTCAGCAGACTCTCCATCTCAGATGACTAA
- the ZFP36L1 gene encoding mRNA decay activator protein ZFP36L1 isoform X1, giving the protein MVDERIDIVGGNEGYMLETSLLLPEREDGSVGGHLRRVENQGARGRRQCRSPSLAGTLTCLTLKYSHQLDHVLPASTTDYIAEAWQLSASLCRNSRLPLRSLTPFMQNNKMLNYSPSSPGGCLLDRKAVGTPAGGGFPRRHSVTLPSSKFHQNQLLSSLKAGEPSQALSSRDSRFRDRSFSEGGERLLPPQKQPGGGQVNSSRYKTELCRPFEENGACKYGDKCQFAHGIHELRSLTRHPKYKTELCRTFHTIGFCPYGPRCHFIHNAEERRALAGGRDPSADRPRLHHSFSFSGFPSAATAATTGLLDSPTSITPPPILSADDLLGSPTLPDGANNPFAYSSQELASLFAPSMGVPGGGSPTTFLFRPMSESPHMFDSPPSPQDSLSDQEGYLSSSSSSHSGSDSPTLDNSRRLPIFSRLSISDD; this is encoded by the exons ttagaaACATCCCTGCTGTTGCCAGAGAGAGAAGATGGTTCTGTGGGTGGACACTTGAGGAGAGTTGAAAACCAAGGTGCCAGAGGAAGAAGGCAGTGCAGGTCACCCTCTCTGGCTGGTACGCTGACTTGCCTCACCCTTAAATACAGCCACCAACTTGATCACGTGCTTCCAGCATCCACTACAGACTACATAGCCGAGGCCTGGCAGCTCTCAGCTTCTCTCTGCAGGAACAGTCGGCTTCCCCTGAGGTCCCTGACCCCATTTATGCAA AATAACAAGATGCTCAACTACAGCCCCTCCAGCCCAGGGGGCTGCCTGCTGGACAGGAAGGCAGTGGGCACCCCAGCAGGTGGGGGTTTTCCCCGGAGGCACTCGGTCACCTTGCCCAGCTCCAAGTTCCACCAGAACCAGCTCCTGAGCAGCCTGAAGGCAGGGGAGCCATCCCAGGCTCTCAGTTCCAGGGACAGCCGCTTCAGGGACCGCTCCTTTTCAGAGGGGGGTGAGCGGCTCCTGCCTCCTCAGAAGCAGCCAGGGGGAGGCCAGGTCAACTCCAGCCGCTACAAGACAGAATTATGCCGCCCTTTCGAGGAGAACGGTGCCTGCAAGTATGGAGACAAGTGCCAGTTTGCCCATGGCATCCATGAGCTAAGAAGCCTCACCCGCCACCCCAAGTACAAAACAGAGCTGTGCCGTACCTTCCACACCATTGGCTTCTGCCCCTACGGCCCTCGATGCCACTTCATCCACAATGCTGAGGAGCGCAGGGCCTTGGCAGGGGGCCGGGACCCCTCTGCTGACCGTCCCCGCCTCCACCACAGCTTCAGTTTCTCTGGCTTTCCCAGTGCCGCCACCGCTGCTACCACGGGGCTGCTGGACAGCCCCACTTCTATCACCCCACCTCCCATCCTGAGCGCCGATGACCTCCTGGGCTCGCCCACCTTGCCCGATGGCGCCAACAACCCCTTTGCCTATTCCAGCCAGGAGCTGGCCAGCCTTTTTGCCCCCAGTATGGGGGTTCCTGGGGGTGGCTCCCCAACCACCTTCCTCTTCCGGCCCATGTCAGAATCCCCCCACATGTTTGACTCTCCCCCCAGCCCTCAGGACTCCCTCTCGGACCAGGAGGGCTACCTGAGCAGTTCCAGCAGTAGCCACAGTGGTTCAGACTCCCCTACCTTGGACAACTCAAGGCGCCTCCCCATCTTCAGCAGACTCTCCATCTCAGATGACTAA
- the ZFP36L1 gene encoding mRNA decay activator protein ZFP36L1 isoform X2 produces MNELETSLLLPEREDGSVGGHLRRVENQGARGRRQCRSPSLAGTLTCLTLKYSHQLDHVLPASTTDYIAEAWQLSASLCRNSRLPLRSLTPFMQNNKMLNYSPSSPGGCLLDRKAVGTPAGGGFPRRHSVTLPSSKFHQNQLLSSLKAGEPSQALSSRDSRFRDRSFSEGGERLLPPQKQPGGGQVNSSRYKTELCRPFEENGACKYGDKCQFAHGIHELRSLTRHPKYKTELCRTFHTIGFCPYGPRCHFIHNAEERRALAGGRDPSADRPRLHHSFSFSGFPSAATAATTGLLDSPTSITPPPILSADDLLGSPTLPDGANNPFAYSSQELASLFAPSMGVPGGGSPTTFLFRPMSESPHMFDSPPSPQDSLSDQEGYLSSSSSSHSGSDSPTLDNSRRLPIFSRLSISDD; encoded by the exons ttagaaACATCCCTGCTGTTGCCAGAGAGAGAAGATGGTTCTGTGGGTGGACACTTGAGGAGAGTTGAAAACCAAGGTGCCAGAGGAAGAAGGCAGTGCAGGTCACCCTCTCTGGCTGGTACGCTGACTTGCCTCACCCTTAAATACAGCCACCAACTTGATCACGTGCTTCCAGCATCCACTACAGACTACATAGCCGAGGCCTGGCAGCTCTCAGCTTCTCTCTGCAGGAACAGTCGGCTTCCCCTGAGGTCCCTGACCCCATTTATGCAA AATAACAAGATGCTCAACTACAGCCCCTCCAGCCCAGGGGGCTGCCTGCTGGACAGGAAGGCAGTGGGCACCCCAGCAGGTGGGGGTTTTCCCCGGAGGCACTCGGTCACCTTGCCCAGCTCCAAGTTCCACCAGAACCAGCTCCTGAGCAGCCTGAAGGCAGGGGAGCCATCCCAGGCTCTCAGTTCCAGGGACAGCCGCTTCAGGGACCGCTCCTTTTCAGAGGGGGGTGAGCGGCTCCTGCCTCCTCAGAAGCAGCCAGGGGGAGGCCAGGTCAACTCCAGCCGCTACAAGACAGAATTATGCCGCCCTTTCGAGGAGAACGGTGCCTGCAAGTATGGAGACAAGTGCCAGTTTGCCCATGGCATCCATGAGCTAAGAAGCCTCACCCGCCACCCCAAGTACAAAACAGAGCTGTGCCGTACCTTCCACACCATTGGCTTCTGCCCCTACGGCCCTCGATGCCACTTCATCCACAATGCTGAGGAGCGCAGGGCCTTGGCAGGGGGCCGGGACCCCTCTGCTGACCGTCCCCGCCTCCACCACAGCTTCAGTTTCTCTGGCTTTCCCAGTGCCGCCACCGCTGCTACCACGGGGCTGCTGGACAGCCCCACTTCTATCACCCCACCTCCCATCCTGAGCGCCGATGACCTCCTGGGCTCGCCCACCTTGCCCGATGGCGCCAACAACCCCTTTGCCTATTCCAGCCAGGAGCTGGCCAGCCTTTTTGCCCCCAGTATGGGGGTTCCTGGGGGTGGCTCCCCAACCACCTTCCTCTTCCGGCCCATGTCAGAATCCCCCCACATGTTTGACTCTCCCCCCAGCCCTCAGGACTCCCTCTCGGACCAGGAGGGCTACCTGAGCAGTTCCAGCAGTAGCCACAGTGGTTCAGACTCCCCTACCTTGGACAACTCAAGGCGCCTCCCCATCTTCAGCAGACTCTCCATCTCAGATGACTAA